AGCAAACACTTTGTCGGGGTGAACGTTGCCAGCAACTGCCAGCACTGCATTGTTTGGCGCGTAGTGCTTGAAAAAGAAGTTGCGTACATCGTCCAATGTTGCATTCTCTATATGGGAAATATCCTTGCCTATGGTTGGCCACATGTAAGGGTGGGTCTTATAGGCGAGGGGTCTGGTGAGCAATGACATATCGCCGTAAGGCTGGTTCAGGTAGCGCTGTTTGAACTCTTCAATTACCACTTTACGCTGTACCTCCAGATTTTTTTCAGTAAAATTCAGCTCCAGCATGCGATCCGATTCCAGCCAGAATGCTGTTTCAATGTTGTTGGCCGGAAGGGTAACGTAGTAGTTGGTGTAGTCGTTGCTGGTCCATGCATTGTTTTCGCCGCCTACCATCTGCAAAGGTTCATCATAGGATGGTACGT
The genomic region above belongs to Desulfonatronum sp. SC1 and contains:
- a CDS encoding pitrilysin family protein yields the protein VPSYDEPLQMVGGENNAWTSNDYTNYYVTLPANNIETAFWLESDRMLELNFTEKNLEVQRKVVIEEFKQRYLNQPYGDMSLLTRPLAYKTHPYMWPTIGKDISHIENATLDDVRNFFFKHYAPNNAVLAVAGNVHPDKVFA